In the genome of Triticum urartu cultivar G1812 chromosome 5, Tu2.1, whole genome shotgun sequence, one region contains:
- the LOC125506209 gene encoding probable glucuronosyltransferase Os04g0103100, with product MGQTLRLVRPPVLWVVVEASKPSPEAALTLHRTAVIHRYAGCCDGLNASPAVDFRPHQLNAGLEVVENHLLDGVVYFADEEGIYSLPLFDRLRQIRELALHPSLSHPAQQGAGPREQAALLVP from the exons ATGGGCCAGACGCTGCGCCTCGTCCGCCCGCCTGTGCTCTGGGTCGTCGTCGAGGCCAGCAAGCCCTCCCCAGAGGCCGCCCTCACGCTGCACCGCACCGCCGTCATACACCGCTACGCCGGCTGCTGCGACGGCCTCAACGCCTCCCCCGCAGTCGACTTCCGCCCACACCAGCTCAACGCCGGCCTCGAGGTCGTCGAGAACCACCTCCTCGATGGCGTCGTCTACTTCGCCGACGAGGAGGGCATCTACTCCCTGCCGCTCTTCGACCGCCTCCGCCAGATCAG GGAGCTCGCTCTGCATCCGAGTCTCAGTCATCCTGCACAGCAAGGAGCCGGACCAAGGGAGCAAGCAGCGCTGCTGGTTCCTTGA
- the LOC125506211 gene encoding polygalacturonase-like — MASFMAAALVLMLLASSAGASEASPAPAETQQNVFIVDNYGAHGDGKHDDTQPLAKAWNAACSSSRPAMLLIPEGKTYLLNSVTLSGPCKSSVVFMVKGTLVAPRSRSAWRDNDTSRWIMIQGVTGLTVSGGGTINGNGDVWWTNSCKTNKALPCTKAPTALTFHLCTNLQVENLKLVNSQQIHLSVEDCNAVQLARLSITAPGTSPNTDGIHITRSKDVQVKDCVIKTGDDCISIENGTRNLFVSKVVCGPGHGISVGSLGDDNSRAEVSGITIDSVQLYGTTNGARIKTWQGGSGYAKGITFQNMIMDNVQNPIIIDQNYCDSAKPCKSRGSAVEVSNVVFKNIRGTTVSKDAIKLSCSNSISCSDIVLENIDLKMEGGKGDTESTCQNAKWQESGTVIPQPCQFQN; from the coding sequence ATGGCGTCGTTCATGGCGGCCGCTCTAGTCCTGATGCTCTTGGCATCCAGTGCAGGGGCGAGCGAGGCCAGCCCGGCGCCCGCCGAGACTCAGCAGAATGTCTTCATCGTCGACAACTACGGTGCCCATGGCGACGGGAAGCACGACGACACGCAGCCACTGGCCAAGGCGTGGAACGCGGCGTGTTCCTCCTCCCGGCCGGCCATGCTGCTCATTCCCGAGGGCAAGACCTACCTGCTTAACTCCGTCACCCTGTCTGGCCCATGCAAGTCCAGCGTCGTCTTCATGGTCAAAGGCACGCTGGTGGCTCCACGGAGCAGGTCGGCGTGGCGCGACAACGACACAAGTCGCTGGATCATGATCCAAGGCGTCACCGGACTCACCGTCTCCGGCGGCGGCACGATCAATGGCAACGGCGACGTCTGGTGGACGAACTCATGCAAGACCAACAAGGCTCTGCCGTGCACCAAGGCGCCCACGGCTCTGACGTTTCACCTGTGCACCAATCTGCAGGTGGAGAATCTGAAGCTTGTAAACAGCCAGCAGATCCATCTCTCCGTGGAGGACTGCAACGCAGTGCAGCTGGCCCGCCTCTCCATCACGGCGCCCGGCACGAGCCCCAACACCGACGGTATCCACATCACCCGCAGCAAAGATGTGCAAGTCAAAGATTGTGTCATCAAGACCGGGGACGACTGCATCTCCATCGAGAATGGGACCCGCAATCTTTTTGTCAGCAAAGTTGTTTGTGGTCCGGGGCATGGAATTAGTGTCGGGAGCTTAGGAGACGACAATTCTAGAGCCGAGGTCTCCGGCATCACAATCGACTCGGTGCAATTATACGGCACCACCAATGGTGCCCGGATCAAGACATGGCAGGGAGGAAGCGGGTATGCCAAGGGCATCACGTTCCAGAACATGATCATGGACAATGTGCAAAACCCCATAATCATTGACCAGAACTACTGCGACTCCGCCAAGCCATGTAAGAGTCGGGGGTCTGCGGTAGAGGTCAGCAATGTCGTCTTCAAGAACATTAGAGGGACAACCGTCTCCAAGGATGCCATCAAGCTTAGCTGCAGCAATAGCATCTCATGCTCCGACATTGTCTTGGAGAATATCGACCTCAAAATGGAGGGCGGCAAGGGTGACACAGAAAGCACTTGCCAGAATGCAAAATGGCAAGAATCAGGAACCGTTATTCCACAACCCTGCCAATTCCAAAACTAG